CCCAAAACATAAGGCGTACGACGGCTGGCGGCGATGCCGCAGACAACGTCTTTGGCGCAAAAGCCGTGATCGAGCAAATCTTTGGCGCCCTGCTCGAAAATATCTTCGACGCCTTCCTGCGAGCGGACAAGGGCTTTGTAGCCGCCGGCGATGATGCCTTGAATCATTTGCGGATCGGTGCCATACGTCGGCGGGCATTCCGAGGCATCGAGCACGCCGAGCCGGCCGCTCGTGCCGGCACCGACATAAAACAGCCGGCCGCCGTTTTTGAAGGCGGCTACGAGCAGGTCCACCGCTGTGGCGATGTATGGAATCTCGCTCGCAACGATGTCAGCGATTTTTCGATCTTCATTGTTGATCAACTGCAAAATCTCGGTCGTCGATTTCGCATCGATCTCCATCGTGGCGGGATTGCGCGACTCGGTGATCAGGTCTTTGATTTCGTCAAATATTTGGCGGCTCATGTGATGGCGGATTGGGTATTGATGCTTGCGGATTTAAGCAATCGTTTCATGTTCAAGCACAGACTTCTTGCCG
This window of the candidate division KSB1 bacterium genome carries:
- the murQ gene encoding N-acetylmuramic acid 6-phosphate etherase — encoded protein: MSRQIFDEIKDLITESRNPATMEIDAKSTTEILQLINNEDRKIADIVASEIPYIATAVDLLVAAFKNGGRLFYVGAGTSGRLGVLDASECPPTYGTDPQMIQGIIAGGYKALVRSQEGVEDIFEQGAKDLLDHGFCAKDVVCGIAASRRTPYVLGALTQAGEMGGKTIYLTCNPRSEITIPVDIAICPVVGPEVVMGSTRMKAGTATKLVLNMLTTTAMIRLGKVYENMMVDLQMTSKKLEERSKRTVMMVTGVSYEEASRVLEQADGHVKTALVMILAGVNSDEARGMLAQAGGFVRQALKLK